A stretch of Arthrobacter sunyaminii DNA encodes these proteins:
- the lysA gene encoding diaminopimelate decarboxylase — protein sequence MTVSPLAPEWLSHPADANALRPQMWARDVSRGASGELEVAGVSVSALAREFGTPLFVVSEADFRARARDFKDSFDAAFADLCGGVDVYYAGKAFLCTAVARWVREEGLRLDTCSGGELAVALRAGIPGTELGLHGNNKSDAELTRALDMGLGRIVVDSMAELHRLDALAVSRGEQANVMLRLTPGVHAHTHEFIATAHEDQKFGLSMAPDPAAGGVSPAAAAVAAALEAKGIRLLGLHCHIGSQIFEPEGFELAAKRLLGFLADIKAAHGVELPELDLGGGYGIAYTEADTPRPPAEIAQAMAAVVGTTCTELGLAVPRISIEPGRAIVGPTTFTLYRAGTVKTVRVDTADGGTAERRYVSVDGGMSDNARPVLYDADYSAVLASRTSEDDAVMSRVVGKHCESGDIVVRDVYLPADTGDGDLLAVPGTGAYCWALSSNYNYIARPPVVAVSNGAARLIIRGETEEDLLARDIDTPASDRPNR from the coding sequence ATGACTGTTTCCCCGCTCGCCCCCGAATGGCTCAGCCACCCGGCGGACGCCAATGCGCTGCGCCCGCAAATGTGGGCCCGTGACGTCAGCCGCGGCGCCAGCGGCGAACTGGAAGTGGCGGGAGTGTCCGTCTCCGCCCTGGCACGGGAGTTCGGCACGCCGCTGTTCGTGGTCTCCGAAGCGGACTTCCGCGCCCGCGCCAGGGACTTCAAGGACTCCTTCGACGCCGCCTTTGCCGACCTGTGCGGGGGAGTGGACGTCTACTATGCGGGCAAGGCGTTCCTCTGCACCGCGGTGGCCCGCTGGGTGCGTGAAGAAGGCCTGCGTCTGGACACCTGCTCCGGCGGTGAGCTGGCCGTTGCCCTTCGCGCCGGGATCCCGGGCACTGAATTGGGACTGCACGGAAACAACAAGTCCGACGCAGAGCTGACCCGGGCCCTGGACATGGGCCTGGGCCGGATTGTCGTGGACAGCATGGCCGAGCTGCACCGTCTGGACGCCCTCGCGGTGTCCCGCGGCGAACAGGCCAACGTGATGCTGCGGCTGACGCCCGGAGTGCATGCGCACACGCATGAGTTCATTGCCACGGCCCATGAGGACCAGAAGTTCGGCCTTTCCATGGCACCGGATCCGGCTGCCGGCGGCGTATCTCCGGCCGCTGCCGCTGTGGCCGCTGCGCTGGAAGCCAAGGGCATCCGGCTGCTGGGCCTGCACTGCCACATCGGTTCGCAGATCTTTGAGCCGGAGGGCTTCGAGCTGGCCGCCAAGCGGCTGCTCGGCTTCCTGGCGGACATCAAGGCTGCCCACGGCGTCGAACTGCCGGAGCTGGACCTCGGCGGCGGCTACGGCATTGCCTACACCGAAGCCGACACCCCGCGTCCGCCGGCTGAAATTGCGCAGGCGATGGCCGCCGTCGTCGGCACCACCTGCACCGAGCTGGGCCTGGCCGTGCCGCGGATCTCTATTGAGCCCGGCCGTGCCATTGTTGGCCCCACCACCTTCACCCTGTACCGCGCCGGCACCGTCAAGACGGTCCGCGTGGACACGGCCGACGGCGGGACCGCCGAACGCCGGTACGTGTCAGTGGACGGCGGCATGAGCGACAACGCCCGCCCCGTGTTGTACGACGCCGACTATTCGGCAGTGCTTGCCTCCAGGACGTCCGAAGATGACGCCGTTATGTCACGCGTAGTTGGCAAACACTGCGAGAGCGGGGACATAGTGGTTCGGGACGTCTATCTTCCGGCGGACACCGGTGACGGCGATCTGCTGGCCGTTCCGGGAACGGGCGCGTACTGCTGGGCCCTGTCCAGCAACTACAACTACATTGCCCGTCCGCCCGTGGTTGCCGTATCAAACGGTGCCGCACGGCTGATTATCCGCGGAGAAACCGAAGAAGACCTGTTGGCCCGGGACATTGACACGCCGGCGTCCGACCGCCCGAATCGCTGA
- the rho gene encoding transcription termination factor Rho, producing MTDTTDLTTGVDSATAGTNGEATSKSSGLAGLKLAQLQALAGQLGITGGSRMRKGDLVTAISNHQRGGAVADRPVRGAKTETAQADVATAGSAAPAAAEAPAAEQAAPERPARTRNRNRRAASDGVVTAPAAEAPARTAAEPAQAEAPREENSREETPREEQPQRERSNRRSRSRRADSDGTSENGRADNSKAEQPNADSAPSNAAENGAGAPANNSASEDRRENNRSDSRENKRDNNRENNRGDRNERENNRGDRNERENNNRGDRNERENNNRGDRNERDNSRSDNRDNNRSDSRDNDNEENGRGRNRRNRNRNDRNDRNDRSDRNDRFRDRNERRRNRNQNPDVDDVEVTDDDVLLPVAGILDVLENYAFVRTSGYLPGPNDVYVSLAQVKKYNLRKGDAVVGAIRAPREGENQGGNQRQKFNALVRLTSVNGKPAEDNKDRVEFSKLVPLYPSERLRLETSAKVIGPRVIDLVAPIGKGQRGLIVSPPKAGKTLILQAIANAITINNPEVHLMMVLVDERPEEVTDMQRTVKGEVIASTFDRPADDHTTVAELAIERAKRLVEMGNDVVVLLDSMTRLGRAYNLAAPASGRILSGGVDSSALYPPKRFFGAARNIENGGSLTILATALVETGSKMDEVIFEEFKGTGNMELRLSRNLADKRIFPAVDVNASGTRREENLLSPDEVKIMWKLRRVLSGLDTQQALELLTGKIRETQSNVEFLMQVQQTTLGTKDN from the coding sequence GTGACCGATACCACTGACCTGACAACAGGTGTGGACTCAGCTACCGCCGGAACCAACGGCGAAGCGACTTCAAAAAGCTCCGGACTGGCTGGCCTTAAGCTCGCCCAGCTTCAGGCGCTTGCCGGCCAGCTGGGCATTACCGGCGGATCCCGCATGCGCAAGGGAGATCTCGTAACGGCGATCTCCAACCACCAGCGGGGCGGCGCAGTTGCCGACCGGCCGGTCCGCGGTGCCAAGACCGAGACTGCGCAGGCCGACGTTGCCACAGCAGGTTCCGCAGCCCCGGCTGCCGCTGAGGCCCCGGCCGCAGAGCAGGCAGCCCCCGAGCGTCCGGCGCGGACCCGCAACCGCAACCGCCGCGCTGCCAGTGACGGAGTAGTCACTGCGCCTGCCGCCGAGGCACCCGCCCGGACCGCAGCTGAGCCCGCACAGGCTGAGGCTCCGCGGGAGGAAAACTCCCGCGAGGAGACTCCGCGCGAAGAGCAGCCGCAGCGCGAGCGCAGCAACCGCCGTTCACGCAGCCGCCGTGCGGACAGCGACGGCACCTCCGAGAACGGCCGTGCCGACAACAGCAAGGCCGAGCAGCCGAATGCCGATTCTGCGCCGTCCAATGCCGCAGAGAACGGTGCGGGCGCCCCGGCGAACAACAGCGCCTCTGAGGACCGCCGCGAGAACAACCGCAGCGACAGCCGTGAGAACAAGCGTGACAATAACCGCGAGAACAACCGCGGCGACCGGAATGAGCGCGAGAACAACCGCGGCGACCGGAATGAGCGCGAGAACAACAACCGCGGCGATCGGAATGAGCGCGAGAACAACAACCGCGGCGACCGGAATGAGCGCGACAACAGCCGCAGTGACAACCGTGACAACAATCGCAGCGACAGCCGCGACAATGACAATGAGGAGAACGGGCGCGGGCGCAACCGCCGCAACCGCAACCGCAACGACCGGAATGACCGCAACGATCGCAGCGACCGGAACGACCGTTTCCGCGACCGCAACGAGCGCCGCCGCAACCGGAACCAGAACCCGGACGTCGACGACGTCGAGGTCACTGACGACGACGTCCTGCTGCCCGTAGCCGGCATCCTGGACGTCCTGGAGAACTACGCGTTTGTCCGCACCTCCGGTTACCTGCCGGGCCCGAACGACGTCTACGTGTCCCTGGCCCAGGTCAAGAAGTACAACCTGCGCAAGGGTGACGCCGTTGTCGGTGCCATCCGCGCACCGCGCGAAGGCGAGAACCAGGGCGGCAACCAGCGTCAGAAGTTCAACGCACTGGTTCGCCTGACCTCGGTCAACGGCAAGCCCGCCGAGGACAACAAGGACCGCGTGGAGTTCTCCAAGCTGGTTCCCCTGTACCCCTCCGAGCGCCTGCGCCTGGAGACCTCCGCCAAGGTGATCGGCCCGCGTGTCATCGACCTCGTGGCTCCGATCGGCAAGGGCCAGCGCGGCCTGATCGTCTCCCCGCCAAAGGCCGGTAAGACCCTCATCCTGCAGGCAATCGCCAACGCCATCACGATCAACAATCCTGAGGTCCACCTCATGATGGTCCTCGTGGACGAGCGTCCCGAAGAAGTCACGGACATGCAGCGCACGGTGAAGGGCGAGGTTATCGCCTCCACCTTCGACCGTCCCGCCGATGACCACACCACCGTTGCCGAACTCGCCATCGAGCGGGCCAAGCGCCTCGTGGAAATGGGCAACGACGTCGTCGTCCTCCTGGACTCCATGACCCGCCTGGGCCGTGCCTACAACCTGGCCGCTCCGGCGTCGGGCCGTATCCTGTCCGGCGGTGTCGACTCCTCGGCGCTGTACCCGCCCAAGCGTTTCTTCGGTGCTGCCCGCAACATCGAAAACGGCGGTTCGCTGACCATCCTGGCCACGGCCCTGGTGGAAACCGGATCCAAGATGGACGAGGTGATCTTCGAGGAATTCAAGGGCACCGGCAACATGGAACTGCGCCTGTCCCGCAACCTCGCGGACAAGCGCATCTTCCCGGCCGTGGACGTCAACGCGTCCGGTACCCGCCGCGAAGAGAACCTGCTTTCCCCTGATGAAGTCAAGATCATGTGGAAGCTGCGCCGCGTCCTGTCCGGTCTGGACACGCAGCAGGCTCTGGAACTGCTCACCGGAAAGATCCGTGAGACGCAGTCCAACGTTGAGTTCCTGATGCAGGTCCAGCAGACCACCCTGGGCACCAAGGACAACTAG
- the argS gene encoding arginine--tRNA ligase, which produces MTPEELSSAVTACLQDAIDAGDFSIDVPREVRVERPKNRDHGDWATNIALQLSKQAGMNPRQFAEILKGRLEKIDGVAKVDIAGPGFLNITLDAGAAGELVKTIVDAGESYGTSEVLKGTRINLEFVSANPTGPIHLGGTRWAAVGDALARIFSSQGAEVTREYYFNDHGAQIDRFARSLLASAKGEPAPEDGYAGGYIEDIANRILAAEQDIMELPDAEAQEHFRAAGVDFMFADIKESLHNFGVDFDVFFHEDSLHENGQVDKLLEQLKGSKNLYEKDGAWWLNSSEFGDDKDRVVIKSDGNAAYIAGDIAYIQNKRDRGFDLNFYMLGADHHGYVARLKAAAAALGHDPECVEVLIGQMVNLVKDGKPVRMSKRNGTVVTLEDLVDAVGVDAARYTLARFSADSNIDIDLDLLTRRSNENPVFYVQYAHARTYALARNAEAAGVDDSGFDASLLTHPTEGELLAALGQYPGVVAQASAFREPHRVARHLEVIAGTYHRWYDACRIAPQGDEEITDVNRTRLWLNLATRQVLANGLGLLGVSAPERM; this is translated from the coding sequence GTGACTCCTGAAGAACTTTCCTCCGCCGTAACTGCCTGCCTCCAAGACGCCATCGATGCCGGTGATTTCAGCATCGACGTGCCCCGGGAGGTGCGCGTGGAGCGTCCGAAGAACCGCGACCACGGCGACTGGGCCACCAATATTGCCCTGCAGCTTTCCAAGCAGGCCGGAATGAATCCCCGCCAGTTCGCGGAAATCCTCAAGGGACGCCTCGAAAAGATCGACGGCGTCGCCAAGGTGGACATTGCCGGGCCCGGCTTCCTGAACATTACGCTCGACGCCGGTGCCGCCGGTGAGCTGGTCAAGACCATTGTTGATGCCGGCGAGTCCTACGGCACCTCGGAAGTCCTCAAGGGCACCCGGATCAACCTGGAGTTCGTCTCCGCCAACCCCACCGGGCCCATCCACCTGGGCGGAACCCGCTGGGCCGCCGTCGGCGACGCCCTGGCCCGGATCTTCTCCTCCCAGGGCGCCGAAGTCACCCGCGAGTACTACTTCAATGACCACGGTGCGCAGATTGACCGCTTCGCCCGGTCCCTGCTGGCCTCGGCCAAGGGCGAGCCGGCTCCCGAAGACGGCTACGCCGGCGGTTACATCGAGGACATCGCCAACCGCATCCTGGCCGCTGAACAGGACATCATGGAACTGCCCGACGCCGAAGCGCAGGAACACTTCCGGGCCGCCGGAGTCGACTTTATGTTTGCCGACATCAAGGAATCCCTGCACAACTTCGGCGTGGACTTTGACGTCTTCTTCCATGAGGATTCCCTGCACGAAAACGGCCAGGTAGACAAGCTCCTGGAACAGCTCAAGGGCTCCAAGAACCTGTACGAAAAGGACGGCGCCTGGTGGCTGAACTCTTCCGAGTTCGGTGATGACAAGGACCGCGTGGTCATCAAGTCCGACGGCAACGCCGCCTACATCGCCGGGGATATCGCTTACATCCAGAACAAGCGCGACCGCGGCTTTGACCTGAACTTCTACATGCTCGGCGCCGACCACCACGGCTATGTGGCCCGGCTCAAGGCCGCTGCCGCCGCCCTGGGGCACGACCCGGAGTGTGTTGAGGTGCTGATCGGCCAGATGGTGAACCTGGTCAAGGACGGCAAGCCCGTGCGCATGTCCAAGCGCAACGGCACCGTGGTCACGCTCGAGGACCTCGTGGACGCCGTGGGCGTGGATGCTGCCCGCTACACGCTGGCCCGTTTCTCCGCCGACTCCAACATTGACATTGACCTGGACCTGCTGACCAGGCGCAGCAACGAGAACCCGGTGTTCTACGTTCAGTACGCCCACGCCCGCACCTACGCCCTGGCCCGCAACGCCGAGGCCGCCGGCGTGGACGATTCAGGGTTCGACGCGTCGCTGCTGACCCACCCCACCGAAGGTGAACTGCTGGCCGCGCTGGGACAGTACCCCGGCGTCGTCGCGCAGGCCAGCGCCTTCCGTGAACCGCACCGCGTGGCCCGCCATCTGGAAGTCATCGCCGGCACCTACCACCGCTGGTACGACGCCTGCCGGATCGCCCCCCAGGGCGACGAGGAAATCACCGATGTGAACCGCACCCGCCTGTGGCTGAACCTTGCCACCCGCCAGGTCCTGGCCAACGGCCTTGGCCTGCTGGGAGTCTCCGCACCGGAACGGATGTAA
- the prfA gene encoding peptide chain release factor 1, giving the protein MFESIQGLLDEHAELQLRLSDPAVHADQGLARRLGRRYAELSRIVDAYNKWHALEDDLAAASEMAAEDPEFAAEVPVLKEQLDEAQETLRRLLIPRDPNDGRDVIIEVKGGEGGDEAALFAGDLLRMYTRYAEHRGWRTEIISATESDLGGYKDVSMAIKGNSNDPAEGVYARLKYEGGVHRVQRVPVTESQGRIHTSAAGVLVLPEVDEPEEVEINQNDLKIDVYRSSGPGGQSVNTTDSAVRITHLPTGIVVAMQNEKSQLQNREAAMRVLRSRILAHEQEKIDAANSDIRKSQIRTMDRSERIRTYNYPENRIVDHRTGYKAYNLDTVLNGELEAVVQAAIEMDEQARLDAIGDEN; this is encoded by the coding sequence ATGTTTGAGTCCATACAGGGTCTGTTGGATGAGCACGCAGAGCTGCAGCTGCGGCTTTCCGATCCCGCAGTGCATGCGGATCAGGGCCTGGCCCGGCGGCTCGGGCGGCGTTATGCCGAGCTCAGCCGCATCGTGGACGCCTACAACAAGTGGCACGCCCTCGAGGACGACCTCGCCGCAGCGTCTGAAATGGCAGCGGAGGATCCGGAATTCGCCGCCGAGGTTCCCGTGCTGAAGGAACAGCTGGATGAGGCACAGGAAACCCTGCGCCGCCTGCTGATTCCGCGCGACCCCAATGACGGCCGCGACGTCATCATCGAGGTCAAGGGCGGTGAAGGCGGCGATGAAGCAGCACTGTTCGCCGGTGACCTGCTGCGCATGTACACCCGTTATGCCGAGCACCGCGGCTGGCGCACCGAGATCATCTCCGCCACCGAGTCCGATCTGGGCGGCTACAAGGATGTCTCCATGGCCATCAAGGGCAACTCCAATGACCCGGCCGAGGGCGTCTACGCCCGCCTGAAGTACGAGGGCGGCGTGCACCGCGTCCAGCGTGTCCCGGTCACGGAATCCCAGGGCCGCATCCACACCTCGGCGGCAGGCGTGCTGGTGCTGCCCGAGGTGGACGAGCCTGAAGAAGTCGAGATCAACCAGAACGACCTGAAGATCGACGTCTACCGTTCCTCCGGCCCCGGCGGACAGTCCGTGAACACCACCGACTCCGCCGTGCGCATCACCCACCTTCCCACCGGAATTGTGGTGGCCATGCAGAACGAGAAATCGCAGCTGCAGAACCGCGAAGCCGCCATGCGCGTGCTCCGTTCCCGCATCCTGGCCCACGAGCAGGAAAAGATCGACGCCGCCAACTCGGACATCCGCAAGTCGCAGATCCGCACCATGGACCGTTCCGAGCGCATCCGCACGTACAACTACCCGGAAAACCGGATCGTGGATCACCGCACCGGCTACAAGGCCTACAACCTGGACACCGTCCTGAACGGCGAGCTGGAGGCCGTGGTGCAGGC
- a CDS encoding homoserine dehydrogenase, with product MKTLKVALLGCGNVGSQVARILLDDAEDLASRTGARLELTGIAVRNPDAPRDTDLPRNLFTTDAEKLVEGADIVIELMGGMEPARTLMLHAIGHGASVVTGNKALLAADGATLFEKADAAGVRLAYEAAVAGAIPILRPIRDSLSGDRITKVMGIVNGTTNYILDAMDSTGAQFADALADAQRLGYAEADPTADVEGHDAASKGAILASLAFHTNFDLANVSCEGISSVTADDIAAAKDAGFVIKLLAIAEKLDNDGEPGVSVRVHPTLLPRTHPLAAVHGAFNAVFVEAENAGELMFYGQGAGGAPTASAVMGDVVSTARRLVLGGPLGAETPTGSVPALPFAKVTTSYSIGLQVTDQPGVLAAVAQVFAEHGVSIETMRQTIHADGTASSAELRFVTHRASEAALAATVEAIKGLDIINSVTSVLRVEGV from the coding sequence ATGAAGACCCTCAAAGTTGCCCTGTTGGGCTGCGGAAACGTTGGCTCGCAGGTTGCCCGGATCCTCCTTGACGACGCCGAAGACCTGGCCTCACGCACCGGTGCCCGGCTGGAACTGACCGGCATCGCCGTGCGCAATCCGGACGCGCCGCGCGACACGGACCTGCCGCGGAACCTGTTCACCACTGACGCCGAAAAGCTGGTGGAGGGCGCGGACATCGTCATCGAACTGATGGGCGGCATGGAGCCGGCCCGCACGCTGATGCTGCACGCCATCGGACACGGCGCCTCCGTGGTCACCGGCAACAAGGCCCTGCTCGCTGCCGACGGCGCCACACTGTTTGAAAAGGCCGACGCAGCCGGCGTGCGGCTGGCCTACGAAGCCGCCGTCGCCGGAGCCATTCCTATCCTGCGCCCCATCCGGGACAGCCTTTCCGGCGACCGGATCACCAAGGTCATGGGCATCGTCAACGGCACCACCAACTACATCCTGGACGCCATGGACAGCACCGGCGCCCAGTTCGCCGATGCCCTGGCTGACGCCCAGCGCCTCGGATACGCCGAAGCCGATCCCACCGCCGACGTCGAGGGCCATGACGCTGCGTCAAAGGGCGCCATTCTCGCCTCGCTGGCCTTCCACACCAACTTCGACCTGGCCAACGTCTCCTGCGAGGGCATCTCCTCCGTCACCGCCGATGACATTGCAGCGGCGAAGGACGCCGGCTTCGTCATCAAGCTGCTCGCCATCGCGGAAAAGCTGGACAACGACGGCGAGCCCGGCGTCAGTGTGCGCGTGCACCCCACGCTGCTGCCGCGCACGCATCCTCTCGCCGCGGTGCACGGTGCCTTCAACGCAGTGTTCGTGGAAGCAGAAAACGCCGGCGAGCTCATGTTCTACGGCCAGGGCGCCGGCGGTGCACCCACCGCGTCGGCTGTGATGGGCGACGTCGTCTCCACCGCCCGCCGTCTGGTCCTGGGCGGACCGCTCGGCGCTGAAACGCCCACCGGCTCCGTACCGGCTCTGCCGTTCGCCAAGGTCACCACCAGCTACAGCATCGGCCTGCAGGTTACCGACCAGCCGGGCGTCCTGGCTGCGGTGGCGCAGGTTTTCGCCGAGCACGGCGTGTCCATCGAAACCATGCGCCAGACCATCCATGCTGACGGCACGGCCTCGTCTGCCGAGCTGCGTTTCGTTACGCACCGGGCATCCGAAGCTGCGCTGGCAGCCACCGTCGAGGCCATCAAGGGCCTGGACATCATCAATTCAGTCACATCCGTCCTGCGGGTAGAAGGGGTCTAA
- the thrB gene encoding homoserine kinase, producing MHASDSAALPRAASVPAPGTVTGAVAAGQDVTVRVPATSANLGPGFDSLGLAVGLYDTVRVRTSAQPGTTVRITGEGAGTLPTDDTHLVVRTIRETVESAGFSLPGLQLDAENVIPHGRGLGSSASAIVSGVLAGNALLPREHRLDAAALLDLCSRLEGHPDNVAPALAGGLAISWEEEGIFRSVSAPVHGDIIPVAAVPATELSTESARGLLPAQVPHPAAAANSGRAALLIHALAAEPSLLPAGTVDFLHQDYRASAMEPSAALMRHLREHGIAAVISGAGPTVMALANGEDQAQRAEHLIGRHLADAKTAHLWRVLRLSVDRDGARVEEHQRY from the coding sequence ATGCATGCGAGTGATTCCGCTGCCCTGCCCCGCGCTGCGTCAGTGCCTGCGCCGGGAACGGTAACCGGAGCGGTGGCCGCCGGTCAGGACGTGACCGTGCGGGTTCCCGCCACCAGCGCCAATCTGGGCCCGGGTTTTGACAGCCTGGGCCTGGCCGTCGGCCTGTATGACACCGTGCGCGTGCGCACGTCCGCTCAGCCGGGCACCACGGTGCGCATCACCGGTGAGGGCGCCGGAACGCTGCCCACCGATGACACGCACCTGGTGGTCCGGACCATCAGGGAAACCGTGGAGTCCGCAGGGTTCTCCCTGCCCGGACTGCAGCTGGACGCGGAAAACGTCATCCCCCACGGCCGGGGGCTGGGCTCTTCGGCGTCGGCCATCGTTTCCGGTGTGCTGGCCGGCAACGCCCTGCTGCCTCGGGAGCACCGGCTGGATGCAGCTGCGCTGCTGGACCTGTGTTCCCGGTTGGAAGGCCACCCGGACAATGTGGCCCCGGCGCTGGCCGGCGGCTTGGCGATTTCCTGGGAAGAAGAGGGGATCTTCCGCTCTGTCAGCGCACCGGTGCACGGCGACATCATCCCCGTTGCCGCGGTGCCGGCCACTGAACTCTCCACTGAGAGTGCCCGCGGGCTGCTTCCCGCGCAGGTCCCGCATCCGGCCGCCGCTGCCAACTCGGGACGGGCTGCCCTGCTGATTCATGCCCTCGCCGCGGAACCCTCCCTGCTGCCGGCGGGAACAGTGGATTTCCTGCATCAGGACTACCGCGCTTCGGCCATGGAGCCCAGCGCGGCACTGATGCGGCACCTGCGTGAACACGGCATCGCCGCCGTCATTTCCGGTGCGGGCCCCACGGTCATGGCTCTGGCCAACGGCGAGGACCAGGCGCAGCGGGCCGAGCATCTGATTGGCCGGCATCTTGCGGACGCTAAAACTGCTCATTTGTGGCGTGTTTTGCGGCTGAGTGTTGATCGTGATGGTGCTAGAGTGGAAGAGCACCAGCGGTACTAA
- a CDS encoding FMN-binding protein → MTPSHKTMLFAAASLTLASAACAPAADDGASADPESAPPAAGSAVRTGNYADGEYSAQGSYIPPSNQTEEVDVTLTLEGNVVTSLDVQTSGNNPTSKQYQREFTSGIQEQVVGKNLDELDVDKVAGSSLTSSGFNKALDAIRTEAAS, encoded by the coding sequence TTGACCCCCTCACACAAGACCATGCTGTTCGCCGCCGCTTCCCTGACCCTGGCTTCTGCCGCCTGCGCCCCGGCGGCCGACGACGGCGCCTCCGCCGACCCGGAATCTGCACCCCCGGCTGCCGGATCAGCTGTCCGGACCGGCAACTACGCCGACGGGGAATACTCCGCGCAGGGCAGCTACATTCCCCCGTCCAACCAAACCGAGGAAGTGGACGTGACCCTGACGCTGGAAGGCAATGTGGTCACCTCCCTGGACGTTCAAACGTCCGGCAACAACCCCACATCCAAGCAGTACCAGCGCGAATTCACCTCCGGCATCCAGGAACAGGTCGTGGGCAAAAACCTTGATGAGCTTGACGTGGACAAGGTTGCCGGCTCGTCCCTGACCAGCTCCGGTTTCAACAAGGCGCTGGACGCCATCCGGACGGAAGCCGCGAGCTGA
- the thrC gene encoding threonine synthase — MAHQWRGVIAEYADRLPVTESTEIITLGEGGTPLVKAKALSELTGNEVYLKVEGMNPTGSFKDRGMTMAMTAAVESGAKAVVCASTGNTSASAAAYATQAGITCAVLVPDGKISMGKLSQAIAHGAELLQVNGNFDNCLDVARKLAEAYPVFLVNSVNPARIEGQKTAAFEVVDYLGDAPDYHLLPVGNAGNITAYWKGYREYSEPYTNVAGEELAPVATKTPVMWGFQAEGASPLVKGHPVTDPDTIATAIRIGNPASWEQAIAARDESGGLIEAVTDTEILEAHRWLSSREGVFVEPASAAGVAGLLKKHAAGEAPTGKKIVITVTGHGLKDPQWALRTADGSEVEPTKVEFDVVSVAAALGLEAQAAG, encoded by the coding sequence GTGGCTCATCAATGGCGCGGCGTCATCGCCGAATACGCCGATCGTCTTCCCGTAACCGAGAGCACCGAGATCATCACCCTCGGTGAGGGCGGCACTCCGCTGGTGAAAGCGAAGGCCCTCTCCGAACTGACCGGCAATGAGGTTTACCTCAAGGTCGAGGGCATGAACCCCACGGGTTCCTTCAAGGACCGCGGGATGACGATGGCCATGACGGCCGCCGTCGAATCCGGTGCCAAGGCCGTGGTCTGCGCCTCCACCGGCAACACCTCCGCCTCGGCCGCCGCGTACGCCACGCAGGCCGGCATCACCTGCGCCGTGCTGGTTCCGGACGGCAAGATCTCCATGGGCAAGCTCAGCCAGGCCATTGCCCACGGCGCTGAACTGCTGCAGGTCAACGGCAACTTCGACAACTGCCTGGATGTGGCCCGCAAGCTCGCCGAGGCCTATCCGGTGTTCCTGGTGAACTCCGTAAACCCCGCCCGCATCGAAGGACAGAAGACCGCTGCCTTCGAAGTGGTGGACTACCTCGGCGATGCCCCCGATTACCACCTGCTGCCAGTGGGCAACGCCGGTAACATCACCGCGTACTGGAAGGGCTACCGGGAATACTCCGAGCCTTACACCAACGTCGCGGGCGAGGAACTGGCACCGGTGGCCACGAAGACTCCCGTGATGTGGGGCTTCCAGGCTGAGGGTGCATCACCACTGGTAAAGGGTCATCCGGTGACGGATCCGGACACCATTGCCACCGCCATCCGTATTGGCAACCCTGCCTCCTGGGAGCAGGCCATTGCTGCCCGCGACGAGTCCGGCGGGCTGATCGAAGCCGTGACGGACACCGAGATTCTCGAAGCGCACCGCTGGCTGTCTTCCCGGGAAGGCGTCTTTGTGGAGCCGGCCTCCGCCGCAGGCGTGGCCGGACTGCTCAAGAAGCACGCCGCCGGCGAGGCACCCACGGGCAAGAAGATTGTCATCACCGTCACCGGCCACGGCCTGAAGGACCCGCAGTGGGCCCTGCGCACGGCCGACGGTTCCGAGGTTGAACCCACCAAGGTGGAGTTCGACGTCGTCTCCGTTGCCGCCGCGCTGGGGCTGGAAGCACAGGCTGCGGGCTAA